The Ensifer adhaerens genome contains a region encoding:
- the rbsK gene encoding ribokinase, with translation MKTGVSILGIFVADTAYLARRMPIVGETITGSGFSVGPGGKGSNQAVAAARAGSPVSFISKLGRDTFGEMALRTYAEAGVTPKIVEMDDLPTGAAFIYVNDQNGENAIIVYPGAAGSIGVDDVEAARETIEASRIFVTQLEQPVAAAQRALEIAHAAGVVTVFNPAPAEVFPDTIYPLCDYLVPNETEAAAIVGFALSTEEDIRRAGDVILKKGAKTALITLGERGVLYHNHEQSVLVPAIASGPVIDTTGAGDAFVGGFSAALARDLSPVDAVRFGCAAAGIAVTRRGTAPAMPTLGEIEALLARGSAA, from the coding sequence ATGAAGACTGGTGTTTCCATCCTTGGCATTTTCGTCGCCGACACTGCCTATCTGGCGCGGCGCATGCCGATTGTCGGTGAAACGATTACCGGCAGCGGATTCTCCGTCGGCCCCGGCGGCAAGGGCTCAAACCAGGCGGTGGCTGCGGCACGCGCAGGCAGCCCTGTTTCCTTCATCTCAAAGCTCGGCCGTGACACATTTGGCGAGATGGCGCTGCGCACCTACGCGGAAGCCGGCGTGACGCCGAAGATCGTTGAGATGGATGACCTGCCGACGGGCGCTGCCTTCATCTATGTCAACGATCAGAACGGCGAAAACGCGATCATCGTCTATCCGGGCGCCGCCGGTTCGATCGGCGTCGATGATGTCGAGGCCGCCCGCGAGACGATCGAAGCTTCGCGCATCTTCGTCACCCAGCTGGAGCAGCCAGTAGCCGCGGCCCAACGGGCTCTGGAGATCGCGCATGCGGCCGGCGTCGTGACCGTCTTCAATCCGGCTCCGGCTGAAGTCTTCCCGGACACGATCTATCCGCTTTGCGATTACCTCGTGCCGAACGAGACGGAGGCTGCGGCGATCGTCGGCTTTGCGCTTTCGACAGAGGAAGATATCCGGCGTGCCGGTGACGTCATCCTAAAGAAGGGAGCCAAGACGGCACTGATCACGCTCGGCGAACGCGGCGTGCTTTACCACAACCACGAGCAGTCGGTGCTGGTGCCGGCAATCGCCAGCGGTCCGGTGATCGATACGACCGGGGCAGGGGACGCCTTCGTGGGCGGCTTCTCCGCAGCACTGGCGCGGGATCTTTCGCCGGTCGATGCGGTGCGCTTTGGTTGCGCCGCCGCCGGTATCGCTGTCACCCGCCGCGGCACGGCTCCCGCAATGCCCACGCTTGGCGAGATCGAGGCGCTCTTGGCACGAGGTTCGGCGGCATGA
- a CDS encoding RbsD/FucU family protein produces the protein MLKNIDPALNADVLHALRSMGHGDTLVISDTNFPSDAIARKTTLGTLLRIDNVSAARAVEAVLSVLPLDTPLQPSAGRMEVMGAPDEVLPVQQEVQAVIDRAEGKSEPMYGIERFKFYEEAKKAYCVITTGETRFYGCFLFTKGVIPPKT, from the coding sequence ATGCTGAAGAATATCGACCCGGCCCTGAATGCCGATGTGCTGCATGCACTCAGATCCATGGGGCATGGTGACACGCTGGTCATTTCCGATACCAATTTTCCGTCCGATGCCATCGCCCGCAAGACGACGCTCGGCACGCTGCTGCGCATCGACAATGTTTCGGCCGCGCGCGCCGTTGAAGCGGTGCTTTCCGTGCTGCCGCTCGATACGCCCCTGCAGCCCTCCGCCGGGCGCATGGAGGTGATGGGCGCTCCCGATGAAGTCCTGCCGGTGCAGCAGGAGGTCCAAGCGGTGATCGACCGCGCCGAAGGCAAGTCGGAGCCGATGTACGGCATCGAACGCTTCAAGTTCTACGAGGAAGCCAAGAAGGCCTATTGCGTCATCACCACCGGGGAGACGCGGTTCTACGGCTGCTTCCTGTTCACCAAGGGCGTCATCCCGCCCAAAACCTGA